A single window of Sphaerodactylus townsendi isolate TG3544 linkage group LG05, MPM_Stown_v2.3, whole genome shotgun sequence DNA harbors:
- the LOC125433910 gene encoding deoxynucleotidyltransferase terminal-interacting protein 2-like isoform X1, protein MVATRRAARRSEPAPSTAGSNGSPMCPSMEGTASVRATRSRRKVNSQPDVISESHFEKMKDPKAKLDVEEQLEVADSVAELQADGYISEAESNCSSVTGLQTPSFIRVTRRRQIVVPCQLESPAKNRPNRRTLPNEDSKFQDDDISESESCCSTVSGMQTSSAPRMTRSRQAKANIAPVYESQAEVVSDAESWCSGVSVEPSAQFKRMTRSMRLRLQAETISQGERKSEIVVGDEKSQTIIISDTEPTRSDFDKQLSSCVSTTQSNEQPGPHSESIIGGDLKQRFSSNSKTTTTKSTKTTPKKEMRKDRDCEIVDCPEEEVEKGKNIRESSRKEMPNDVYEILESSEEMCEQASEKPSKGTEKSSPVKYTPTVSRQTAPNKDKHSMETRKLSQNCFHQPEETIDVDKLHETGNLQNDIIASQIIESSDEDCRMSVVSIGSDESQEDPVAESSLCTAKQIGDEGCSTMSLLISDESGESDSSDLEETSEMNMTANCTNRCEQTALDTSHSEVLFAIDKTPGLHTSKTYYLEDKDPEIDGECRKSNKSSELEEDEEEFIDDDEDSLNVTNKVLSLSSSIDPGLDIKDLGGLYINFDAGKQKPGSHGIVPLKEKKKDELLQRSTVTPDFEKRECVPPLRESVHQLKKQRRAEREKTTGDGWFGMKAPEMTDKLKNDLQALKMRAAIDPKRFYKKNDREGLPKYFQVGTIVDSPVDFYHARIPKKERKKTIVEELLADAEFRRYNKRKYKDIIAEKAALAAGKKNKIKKKYHK, encoded by the exons ATGGTGGCCACCAGGCGAGCAGCGCGGCGGAGTGAGCCGGCACCGTCCACGGCAGGAAGCAACGGTTCTCCGATG tgtccctcaatggaaggcaccGCATCTGTGAGGGCAACTAGGAGCAGAAGGAAAGTGAATTCCCAACCAGATGTAATTTCTGAGTCTCATTTTGAGAAAATGAAGGATCCCAAAGCAAAACTAGATGTTGAAGAGCAATTGGAGGTAGCAGACTCAGTTGCTGAACTGCAGGCTGATGGATATATTTCAGAAGCAGAATCAAACTGTTCCTCTGTCACTGGTCTTCAGACACCCTCATTCATAAGGGTAACAAGAAGGCGGCAAATTGTAGTTCCTTGTCAGTTAGAATCTCCAGCTAAGAATAGACCAAACAGGAGAACACTTCCCAATGAAGACAGCAAATTCCAAGATGATGATATCTCTGAATCGGAATCATGCTGTTCCACTGTTTCAGGAATGCAAACCTCTAGTGCCCCAAGAATGACTAGAAGCAGACAAGCCAAGGCCAATATTGCCCCTGTGTATGAATCACAAGCTGAAGTGGTTTCTGATGCAGAATCATGGTGCTCAGGTGTATCCGTAGAACCTTCTGCTCAATTTAAAAGAATGACAAGGAGCATGCGACTGAGACTGCAAGCAGAAACAATATCACAGGGTGAAAGGAAAAGTGAAATTGTGGTAGGGGATGAAAAATCCCAGACAATAATAATTTCTGATACAGAACCCACAAGATCTGATTTTGATAAACAATTATCATCCTGTGTATCGACTACTCAGAGTAATGAGCAGCCTGGCCCCCACTCTGAATCTATCATTGGTGGTGATCTAAAGCAGAGATTTTCAAGCAACTCTAAGACAACTACAACAAAATCTACAAAAACAACACCTAAAAAAGAGATGCGAAAGGATAGGGACTGTGAAATTGTGGATTGTCCAGAGGAAGAGGTAGAAAAGGGCAAAAATATAAGGGAATCTTCTAGAAAAGAAATGCCAAATGATGTTTATGAAATTCTGGAGAGTTCAGAAGAAATGTGTGAGCAAGCATCAGAAAAACCTAGCAAAGGAACTGAAAAATCATCTCCAGTGAAGTATACACCCACAGTCTCAAGGCAGACTGCCCCTAATAAAGACAAACACAGCATGGAGACCAGAAAGCTTTCACAGAATTGTTTCCATCAGCCAGAAGAGACAATCGATGTGGACAAGCTACATGAAACAGGTAATCTACAAAATGATATAATCGCATCACAAATTATTGAAAGCAGTGATGAAGACTGCAGGATGTCTGTTGTTAGTATAGGCAGCGATGAAAGCCAGGAGGATCCAGTTGCTGAATCCTCTTTATGCACAGCCAAACAAATAGGGGATGAGGGGTGTTCTACTATGTCACTTCTTATCAGTGATGAGAGTGGTGAATCTGACAGCAGTGATTTGGAAGAAACCAGTGAAATGAACATGACTGCTAATTGTACAAATCGCTGTGAACAAACAGCTTTGGACACCTCCCACAGTGAAGTGCTCTTTGCAATTGATAAAACTCCTGGTTTACACACTAGCAAAACATACTATTTAGAAGATAAGGACCCGGAGATTGATGGGGAATGTAGAAAAAGCAACAAGTCCTCAGAActggaagaagatgaggaggaattTATCGACGATGATGAAGATTCACTGAATGTGACTAATAAAGT TTTGTCATTATCAAGCAGCATTGATCCTGGCCTAGATATTAAAGACCTGGGAGGGTTGTATATTAATTTTGATGCAGGAAAACAGAAGCCTGGCTCACATGGAATTGTGCccctgaaggagaaaaaaaaagatgag CTCTTGCAGAGGAGTACTGTAACTCCAGACTTTGAAAAAAGGGAATGTGTTCCACCCTTAAGAGAATCAGTCCACCAACTAAAGAAACAACGTAGG GCAGAGCGGGAAAAAACAACAGGTGATGGCTGGTTTGGTATGAAAGCCCCAGAAATGACCGACAAATTGAAAAACGATCTTCAGGCCCTGAAGATGAGAGCAGCCATTGATCCTAAACGCTTTTATAAAAAGAATGATAGAGAAGGTCTCCCCAAATACTTCCAG GTTGGAACTATTGTGGATTCTCCAGTAGACTTTTATCATGCTCGAATTcccaagaaagaaaggaagaaaactatTGTGGAAGAACTTCTGGCAGATGCTGAATTTAGAAG ATACAACAAAAGAAAGTATAAAGACATcatagctgaaaaagcagccctTGCAGCAGGCAAGAAAAACAAGATAAAGAAGAAATATCATAAATAA
- the LOC125433910 gene encoding deoxynucleotidyltransferase terminal-interacting protein 2-like isoform X2, giving the protein MEGTASVRATRSRRKVNSQPDVISESHFEKMKDPKAKLDVEEQLEVADSVAELQADGYISEAESNCSSVTGLQTPSFIRVTRRRQIVVPCQLESPAKNRPNRRTLPNEDSKFQDDDISESESCCSTVSGMQTSSAPRMTRSRQAKANIAPVYESQAEVVSDAESWCSGVSVEPSAQFKRMTRSMRLRLQAETISQGERKSEIVVGDEKSQTIIISDTEPTRSDFDKQLSSCVSTTQSNEQPGPHSESIIGGDLKQRFSSNSKTTTTKSTKTTPKKEMRKDRDCEIVDCPEEEVEKGKNIRESSRKEMPNDVYEILESSEEMCEQASEKPSKGTEKSSPVKYTPTVSRQTAPNKDKHSMETRKLSQNCFHQPEETIDVDKLHETGNLQNDIIASQIIESSDEDCRMSVVSIGSDESQEDPVAESSLCTAKQIGDEGCSTMSLLISDESGESDSSDLEETSEMNMTANCTNRCEQTALDTSHSEVLFAIDKTPGLHTSKTYYLEDKDPEIDGECRKSNKSSELEEDEEEFIDDDEDSLNVTNKVLSLSSSIDPGLDIKDLGGLYINFDAGKQKPGSHGIVPLKEKKKDELLQRSTVTPDFEKRECVPPLRESVHQLKKQRRAEREKTTGDGWFGMKAPEMTDKLKNDLQALKMRAAIDPKRFYKKNDREGLPKYFQVGTIVDSPVDFYHARIPKKERKKTIVEELLADAEFRRYNKRKYKDIIAEKAALAAGKKNKIKKKYHK; this is encoded by the exons atggaaggcaccGCATCTGTGAGGGCAACTAGGAGCAGAAGGAAAGTGAATTCCCAACCAGATGTAATTTCTGAGTCTCATTTTGAGAAAATGAAGGATCCCAAAGCAAAACTAGATGTTGAAGAGCAATTGGAGGTAGCAGACTCAGTTGCTGAACTGCAGGCTGATGGATATATTTCAGAAGCAGAATCAAACTGTTCCTCTGTCACTGGTCTTCAGACACCCTCATTCATAAGGGTAACAAGAAGGCGGCAAATTGTAGTTCCTTGTCAGTTAGAATCTCCAGCTAAGAATAGACCAAACAGGAGAACACTTCCCAATGAAGACAGCAAATTCCAAGATGATGATATCTCTGAATCGGAATCATGCTGTTCCACTGTTTCAGGAATGCAAACCTCTAGTGCCCCAAGAATGACTAGAAGCAGACAAGCCAAGGCCAATATTGCCCCTGTGTATGAATCACAAGCTGAAGTGGTTTCTGATGCAGAATCATGGTGCTCAGGTGTATCCGTAGAACCTTCTGCTCAATTTAAAAGAATGACAAGGAGCATGCGACTGAGACTGCAAGCAGAAACAATATCACAGGGTGAAAGGAAAAGTGAAATTGTGGTAGGGGATGAAAAATCCCAGACAATAATAATTTCTGATACAGAACCCACAAGATCTGATTTTGATAAACAATTATCATCCTGTGTATCGACTACTCAGAGTAATGAGCAGCCTGGCCCCCACTCTGAATCTATCATTGGTGGTGATCTAAAGCAGAGATTTTCAAGCAACTCTAAGACAACTACAACAAAATCTACAAAAACAACACCTAAAAAAGAGATGCGAAAGGATAGGGACTGTGAAATTGTGGATTGTCCAGAGGAAGAGGTAGAAAAGGGCAAAAATATAAGGGAATCTTCTAGAAAAGAAATGCCAAATGATGTTTATGAAATTCTGGAGAGTTCAGAAGAAATGTGTGAGCAAGCATCAGAAAAACCTAGCAAAGGAACTGAAAAATCATCTCCAGTGAAGTATACACCCACAGTCTCAAGGCAGACTGCCCCTAATAAAGACAAACACAGCATGGAGACCAGAAAGCTTTCACAGAATTGTTTCCATCAGCCAGAAGAGACAATCGATGTGGACAAGCTACATGAAACAGGTAATCTACAAAATGATATAATCGCATCACAAATTATTGAAAGCAGTGATGAAGACTGCAGGATGTCTGTTGTTAGTATAGGCAGCGATGAAAGCCAGGAGGATCCAGTTGCTGAATCCTCTTTATGCACAGCCAAACAAATAGGGGATGAGGGGTGTTCTACTATGTCACTTCTTATCAGTGATGAGAGTGGTGAATCTGACAGCAGTGATTTGGAAGAAACCAGTGAAATGAACATGACTGCTAATTGTACAAATCGCTGTGAACAAACAGCTTTGGACACCTCCCACAGTGAAGTGCTCTTTGCAATTGATAAAACTCCTGGTTTACACACTAGCAAAACATACTATTTAGAAGATAAGGACCCGGAGATTGATGGGGAATGTAGAAAAAGCAACAAGTCCTCAGAActggaagaagatgaggaggaattTATCGACGATGATGAAGATTCACTGAATGTGACTAATAAAGT TTTGTCATTATCAAGCAGCATTGATCCTGGCCTAGATATTAAAGACCTGGGAGGGTTGTATATTAATTTTGATGCAGGAAAACAGAAGCCTGGCTCACATGGAATTGTGCccctgaaggagaaaaaaaaagatgag CTCTTGCAGAGGAGTACTGTAACTCCAGACTTTGAAAAAAGGGAATGTGTTCCACCCTTAAGAGAATCAGTCCACCAACTAAAGAAACAACGTAGG GCAGAGCGGGAAAAAACAACAGGTGATGGCTGGTTTGGTATGAAAGCCCCAGAAATGACCGACAAATTGAAAAACGATCTTCAGGCCCTGAAGATGAGAGCAGCCATTGATCCTAAACGCTTTTATAAAAAGAATGATAGAGAAGGTCTCCCCAAATACTTCCAG GTTGGAACTATTGTGGATTCTCCAGTAGACTTTTATCATGCTCGAATTcccaagaaagaaaggaagaaaactatTGTGGAAGAACTTCTGGCAGATGCTGAATTTAGAAG ATACAACAAAAGAAAGTATAAAGACATcatagctgaaaaagcagccctTGCAGCAGGCAAGAAAAACAAGATAAAGAAGAAATATCATAAATAA